A region of Vanessa tameamea isolate UH-Manoa-2023 chromosome 21, ilVanTame1 primary haplotype, whole genome shotgun sequence DNA encodes the following proteins:
- the LOC113393703 gene encoding luciferin 4-monooxygenase-like: MDIGPDYHIGHLVFEHLKRYPDVVLQIDAATGGEETYASVLSRSIRLARSLRAIGLKPGDVLAIGGRNHLNIHIPFYAALFNGLPIVGVDPYFKYEEIYTLFKRVKPTIAFCQTESIDIYAKAANALGLDIKLIAFDGEESTLTKFVQKYDTGHPEPDFQVAEFDIDKIYVFLITTSGTTGNVKAAAFNHKPFMTKTLAILRVYNQQNLKGERSLYLSPVHWVSRFFSTTFTPLVSSTMIQTSKPDNADHLVDIINKYKPESALFSPTHMSYLVSRKDEVDLTCFRSISLTGSKIYPDVLLSFKKLLSNDMVAVEAYGQTEMIGPVLLPNPAGPNGNCGTGPIPGYSVKLVDVDSREEIKEPNVTGELLAKGLRFTEYYNDPEETALAFTEDGYFKTGDLLYRDADDNYFFVERIKSLIKYRNYHVLPSEIEQVIGSHPGVADVCVVGLRDVTDGEHAAAGVVRAPGSAVTAQEICDLVTDKLSKNKELRGGVVFLESLPYTSTAKIARGKLKQLIENRNGK; this comes from the exons ATGGATATCGGTCCGGACTATCATATCGGTCATTTGGTTTTTGAACATTTGAAACGATACCCGGACGTCGTTCTTCAG ATAGATGCTGCAACTGGTGGGGAGGAAACATATGCGTCAGTATTATCGAGATCTATTCGTCTCGCGAGATCTCTCAGAGCTATTGGTTTGAAACCGGGAGACGTATTAGCTATTGGCGGAAGAAACcacttaaatattcatattccgTTTTACGCGGCTCTCTTTAATGGCTTACCGATTGTGGGCGTCGATCCGTATTTCAAATACG AGGAAATATATACACTGTTCAAAAGGGTAAAACCGACAATAGCATTTTGCCAGACTGAATCCATCGACATTTACGCGAAAGCTGCAAACGCTCTTGGATTAGACATAAAATTGATTGCATTCGATGGGGAGGAGTCTACATTAACAAAGTTTGTGCAGAAATATGACACTGGGCATCCGGAACCAGACTTTCA AGTAGCGGAGTTCGATAttgacaaaatatatgtatttctgaTAACCACAAGTGGTACCACGGGCAATGTCAAGGCAGCAGCGTTCAACCACAAGCCCTTCATGACAAAAACGTTGGCAATTTTGAGAGTATACAATCAACAAAATCT gaAAGGAGAAAGGTCATTATACTTATCCCCTGTGCATTGGGTGTCAAGATTCTTTTCAACTACCTTCACGCCTCTTGTGAGCAGCACGATGATTCAAACGTCGAAGCCGGATAATGCTGACCACCTGGTTGATATTATCAACAAATACAAA cctgAATCAGCTCTGTTCAGCCCAACCCATATGTCATATTTGGTGAGTCGGAAGGATGAAGTGGACCTGACGTGCTTTCGAAGTATTAGTCTCACTGGATCCAAAATCTATCCAGATGTTCTTTTGAGTTTTaag aaacttTTATCCAACGATATGGTTGCTGTAGAGGCGTATGGGCAGACTGAGATGATAGGGCCTGTTCTCCTACCAAACCCTGCGGGACCGAATGGAAATTGTGGAACTGGACCCATACCAGGCTACAGTGTTaag ttagtcGATGTCGATAGTCGAGAAGAAATAAAAGAGCCGAACGTGACGGGCGAATTGTTGGCCAAGGGATTAAGATTTACG gAATATTACAATGACCCAGAGGAAACTGCGCTGGCCTTTACGGAGGACGGATATTTCAAAACTGGGGACCTATTGTATCGAGATGCGGATGATAACTACTTCTTCGTTGAACGTATCAAAAGCCTGATCAAATATAGGAATTATCAC GTGTTGCCGTCGGAGATAGAACAAGTGATAGGCTCGCATCCAGGAGTGGCAGACGTTTGCGTGGTCGGGCTGCGCGACGTGACGGACGGCGAGCACGCGGCCGCGGGCGTGGTGCGCGCGCCGGGCAGCGCCGTCACCGCGCAGGAGATCTGCGACCTCGTGACCG ATAAACTATCAAAAAACAAAGAGTTACGAGGTGGCGTTGTTTTTTTAGAAAGTTTACCGTACACGTCCACCGCGAAGATCGCTAGAGGGAAACTTAAACAGCTGATTGAAAATCGCAACGGAAAATAA